The Gossypium hirsutum isolate 1008001.06 chromosome D07, Gossypium_hirsutum_v2.1, whole genome shotgun sequence genome includes the window CAAATTTCAAAAGTTTAAAGAGCACCTATTAGCACAATTAAACCAAGAAAAACTATGGTAAGGGTTCACTTTTGCGAATGTTTTCGAGTATCAAATACGattataaaatattaagtatattTGCCTAGAACTCGACTAAAATCCGGCATCATAACTTTGGATATTCAAAAGCTAGAATGTTTAAAATGACACATATTCGAATATTCATGTTTGGTATTAGTGTTCATCacagtaaaagtatcatgaaggtCCTTATAATAAGATTTAGattgtattttatattctttactcaaaaaatggcaAATTAAtcctatacattagattaaagagcaaatcgctcatttctattaaaatttttatcaatttttactattaaaaacatgACATGCCACGTATACTCAATGGTAACGTATAAAtatcagtttttaacaataataatagatataatttttaataaagactttaatttaacacataataataattgatactcctaattggataaaccaataAATTGATGAATCTCTTTGTTTATAGTTGATATTTAACATACAAAGGAAGGACTTAAAGATTAAGCAGAAATCTGCATCAAATCACTATAATTTATGATGGAAGAACAGGAGAGAGAGAAAACAGTATCAAATGATGATAGTTAGTGGACAAATGTGAAAAGACAAATGTTAAGGTTTTGTCATGATGACAAGTTTGATTGTTTTGGGTAGGGATGACCCTACATCCTTTATCCTGCACCTTCAACTTTATGGTTAAGACATTGATATGTGGTTGTTTTGCAATTctatgattgtaacgaaataaGCAATACAAGACAAATGAACCTGTATTGCAAGTGGCCTTATGTCAGCCCATGGTCTCCCCTCCATATGatttttctctttctcctccttttttatatgatataatgCAATCAAACTTCAATTTACAACTCATTTTCCCCTTCTTACCACTTTCTTATTCACTCCTTAATTTGCTCCATTTCCCTTTGAAATCCCATCACTAGAGAGTAGGTTCAGTTGGATttagttataaaaaattattattaataattaattggtataacttattttaattgtaTGCAAAAATTACTTTTAACAATTATAATTAACTTTACTAAATTAATTCAACTAAAAATCATCcgttaattaaattgatttgatCCGATTTTTACTCATCCCTCTCTCTTTATGTATATAGAAGTGATAtagagtttattattattattattattattattattaccaaaccTATGTTGCTCGAATTCAAGTGTGAGTATCGACATTGTATTGTTTTTTCgagttttccatgtatttggaatCCCTTGTAAGGCCACATCTCTATACCTATATGCTTCGAACACAAATGTTAAACGCATGGGCGAATTCAGGGGCAGGTAGGCAAAGGTCTTGGTGCCTCAAAAATGAAAAGTTTGCCTTTTAGTTACTttgtaaatgttaaaattaaaagttaatatatgataaaattatactttgaacCAAAAATTTATAAGttcatatatgataaaattatattttaacttcccaatgaattataatttaattctggCCCTTAACAAATTTTAGGCTTTGACCCTAATTGAACATAGATactttgaataaaaataaagagtCAAAGCTAAGTAGGTTTAAAGCTATGTTACTTGGAGTCAAGCACAAGGATATGACAATCgaaggatcatatttttataCCAATATCCAAAAATGCATCATATACGAGTTATGAACACAAATACTTTTAAGAAAACGAAAAATCAGAGCAATATAGACTTAAACAACCAAAAAATCACTTTTGAGATTGCATTTGTGATCAAAGTTGCTTTTAGtggcaaaagaaaaaaagggaagcTAAATTGCTTTTAGATCATAAATTAGGTTAAGTGGCATGGAAGATTCTTGCAACCAAAAAAAGAACtcaaaactaataattaaattaatcatttagGGTAGTTTTCTTTCTTCATGTACATATAATTTTCCTATctctttgaaaagaaaagaaaagaaaatgtacttTTCATGAGGGCCTAATTTTGAAACTCCAATGGTCCTTTGCCCCCACTAGATTATGTCTATAACACTGTTGATAGTCTTTTGAAACTCATCAAAGAAATCAAATCAATGCATTAAATTATTGAACActgttttccccttttttttttctttataatttggttATATGAGAGTAATGTTTGGAGGTTGCTGACAAGAAACCAGCTAACTCCATTTTCACTGATATTAGggtaaattacaaatttagtcaTTTATGTATGATTTGGATTACATTttggttattaaattttaaaaagttacgaTATGGTCACTAATGGTATCAATTTGTTACATTCTAGTCACTAAACCGTTAATTATAATTACCAGTGTAACAACAAGCTAATGTGGCACGTTATaccatcattttaaaaaaatcttaagtCAAATTGTAGAACtgatccctatttttttttctttttgagcattttaatcaGGGGCAAAGCCAAAAAAAATTGCTTTGGGGGATTAGAAATGAATCATAAATTTGGGGAGGGGCAAAGTGTAAGTTTACCATTAAATAACTTGTAATTTCTTACATTTTGAAGGGGCTACAAAGCAAATTCGTCACTTCGGTCCACGCCCCTAATTTTAATTAGAACAGGTAACAGTCTTAACTATTTGGATCTACGATAGCATTATAATATAGGgaccaaattatatcaaatttaagtatatgaactaaattttaaaattaagcataGTAAAAAGGACCAAAACTATAAATTGACAAGAAAATGTCTGGTCAGTTGTGTTGGGATCTCAGTCCCAGACATGAGTAGTGGGTGTTTGGTTTTCTTGAAGAGTAAAAAAGTTAGAAGTTGAATATACAAGTGGCATACAGGCTATTCTGTCTTCTTGTTGATGAAATTTACTTAAACTTTTTGTTCCCATTCATTTGCCTTTCTATCTATATCAAGTTTCTGAAAACTTGACCTCTTTGATGCCAACTTTGACTCGTCAATATGCAAAATCTTCTGTACCCAATTTGTATACACTATCTTAAAAGTTTGATTAAATTACAGTATcccaattattttcatttttggtcatttaattgtaaaaagttataaaatgattactcaattattcaatcttgTCTATTTTTGTCACCCAGCTATCTTAGGTTATTTGGTGTATCGATCCATTTTTACATTAGTCagttggtgaccaaaaaagacaaaattgaatagtttgataaccatttgtaaattttcatagttgggtgaccgaaaaaaaatttactaataattggatgatttgtaacttttcataattaagtgaaAAAATCACCTCTACTATAATATAAagagttatacaagttttgttagcACAATGGCAGGTGCCTTGCATTTTTGTTATCAATGTTCATATATGTTGCTTGAGTAGGTATCGAATACGAGTATTTTTCGATATCGGTATGTTATTaataaagaggttttttttttcatatatttcaccCATATTCAAGTAAATGTCAAACATGAATATGAGTATACAAGGCAGAGTCAAGGGGAGCTGGCAGGAGCCCTAATCCCccctaaagtgagaaatttcccttTTAGCCCatttatagtttataaaattttaaatgatcagTAAGTAACAGTAAAACTGTATTTTGAtcccaaaaatgataaattttaattgaatcttttaaaatttataaaaacgtagactattaaaatgataaaattgtatttttactatcgtagaAGTGTACAACTTAATTCCAATCTccctaaaaaaatattgaattcgCCCTGTAGGTATATTCCAATACAAGTATGTTGATTTGAAATTGTTGTTAATAATcacaaatattaaatattaatattaatatatttagaGGATTATACTTTACACATATTTTATTatgcaataaaaaatattaaacatgattatttaaaaaaaaaacttacaatttTTTGTACTAAAATCGACTCTCTCAACAAACCTTACATTTTTTGTTATCAATAATCACATATGTTTGCTGGAATAAGAATTAGATATAAGTAGGCTAAAATATGCTACtggtttttgtatttttttatcttggaatttagtttttatatttttacttttagtactttaatttttctatttttttaaattttaaattttaagttcaatggttaatattgttattttttattacatttattgATGTggcattttttaaataaaaaaaatactcacttaataAGAACATAATTAAAAAACTGACGttataatgaacatgaatttaacaaaataatcttaacagtgttaacagttaaacttgtattttgaaatctaaaaaaaaacaaagactaaatttcaaattaaaaaaaatacaaaaacttataacatattttaccCATATAAATATTATCTGAATATACTTGAGTTATTtcgtatatttaaaatattaattattataacccTAAACCATATGATCATAACCAAAAAAATGTACCTACAGAGAAGTCAGAGTTTGATCTTATAATAAgaaatacataaattttatgattttcagCTTTTACACATTTAGTAGTGGGAATAGCACCAGTGTAAACACATGATCCAATCTTACAAAATTATAGCAGATAAGATATGCCCTGCCTGTCTGTTGATCTTTGATATCAGTAGTAACTTTTTTGCAACTTTCAAAAGTTAAAACTTgcttattcatatatatatatatatatatatatctgacaTGTATGTGAAATTGTGCTATAAAAAGTGTGTTAGCAATTAGGACAATAATGTATATCTTCACCAACAAAAATATTAGGACAATAATGCAACACTGTCTGTGAGTTTGATTCATTGATTCCTTACTAAGCTATGCAAGTCTATTGATTCCTTACTAGGCTATGCAAGCCTACCATGATAGCAAAGCTAAAGAAACTAAACTTCATCTTGAGATCATATATATGATCTCATAATTAGATAGTTAAAGCAAAACCCATTGCAGGAATccagtaaaattatgaaattcttTGTATTAGaaattagattgtattttattttatttacttaaaaaataaactaattaatttttgtacattagattaaagagcaaattgatcttttctgtaaaaaaattcatccaattctattgttaaaaattagggTCACTAACGGCAAAACCAAACAGTTACACGTGATGTGTCACGTGTACCGTATGCCGAAGTACATTGACCAATTTTTAActgtaaaaatggatgaaatttttaatagaatgactaatttaatctttgatttaatgtacccaatttttttaaatagagaaACAAAATGCAATCGGATACTAATACAAAAAcatttatgatatttttaccatatatacataattaGATATTTCAAGCAAATCCCATTGTTGGAATCTCATAAACATTGATATATAGAATGCAAGAACCTATCTCTAATCAACAAATCATCTGTTTAAACTTTGATTTGTTCTTCACATAATCGAGTAGTAAGGAGTTGTATGTTTTTGAAGTATCAGTGAAAAAGAACAACACTAATAGAGATCACGTCTAATCTGATTTCACCCGGATCAAAGATGAAAAAAAAGTAAAGCGAAAGAAACCAAGTTCATCTAGGGAACTTCATGATATATgcatacatgtatgtatgtatgataattagaataaaagccaaaaacccaTTGCAGaaactcaaatttctcattaaatgaattgaaaaatacacactgcatatatatatatatatagttctgatcatcattttatttattgtGTTGTTTTTTTGGCTTAAATCCAATGCCCCCAAAGTTTCAAACCCTTTTAAAGAACAACTCAACCAGCcatggaaaatatatttaaaaaaaaaaaaactcagctatctttgaattaaacaacaacggtttgatttttttttttgatattataaaattcaaaaattaaaaattaatttttttttcaaggccTAAACCTTTGCCTGCAAGATTGACAAGTGATCTCCATGCACGTAGAATCTATCTGTTTCGTTGCTCTTTCTTTCATCCTCTCAGCTTTCTCCACTTCTTCTCTTGCTCTTTGCCACATATGTCTCGCCCGAGCGAACTCGGACTGAGCCAACTCCATCTCCCGTTTCGTTAACTCCCTAACTCGTTCCGCGTAAGCCTTTTCGATCGCCGCCAACCGGATTTGCTCCGCCGCTTGCCATTTCAACGACTCAACGCTGACACAATTCGATGGTTGTTGGATTGGGGTTAAGCTGATCGATAGTTGTAAGTCGAGTGAAGGGCCTTCGTATTGATGATCACCACCACCACCCGTCGCCGTCGTGGCCGCCACCGTGGATCGACGAGATGGAATCTGGGTTGGTGAAGAAATGGGGATTGGAGTTGGGAGAAGCTGAAGTTCCTTTTgatcatcatcatcttccatAGCTGTAAAAAAGGAGAGAGTTGAGAAAATATAATTGAAAACGGAGGGTTATATAAACAAGTTGCCGAGGGCAATGcatttacctttttacccttctTTCCCATGCAAAATGGCTTAAACCCTTACTTTAATGCTTCAAATGACCGATCTATCCTTTAGTTAGCCTTTAATTACCGTAATAAACCccaaataaaatgaattaatgttagataaaatattttagataaaattttgttattaattattttgcgaaagttgtggatttagtctaaagacttaatttaatcaattttagttaTAATGCTTTTCGAATCATTTAATATTAGTcccaatttacttattaaacATGTTTGATTAAATTCAGTAACTAATTTTGTATACATACATATAGTTGTAGATTGAATCCAAATTTTCTAATTGGATCATTCTAAATCCctatactttttcaatttaaatgaTAATACCTGTTAatctattaattgaatttttaacaaataatatgtgaaaataataagttgatataACATATATGATATATAATATGTGTGCCGTATATCGCGTGACTTTTAAACTTTtaaccatttcaattaaatcctcatttgattttaatataaagtttctataagtatattttttacataatttttttccttaCATCGTGAATGTGTCATAATTTAATGTTAAAGAAAATAATTTGTTATTTCACCTATAAGCAATGATTGGGTTCCAAGACAATTTTTCTAGAGTCACCTATGCAAAAGGGCTAAAACTAGTATTTACTAGTGTCAAGgttgaagttaaaaattttgtatggGGATTGAGATAAAATTGTGAAAGTTTTTTATGCATTAAAGCTGaaacttttataatattttaatataataaaaggtaaaattacattttaatttttaaaatgataaaattttaatttaatcctttaaaaattataaaaatataagctttaaaattacaaaattatattttaactctcataaaaatatataatttaatttcgacttcAACAATAATTTCTAAGACCTATTAACTTCCTATTAGGTCCCAACCTATTCAATTATAAATTCGAGCTTATAGACTATGTAGTGCTTGTGACGTAGCGGGAAGTGAAGGGCATTATTGTGAAATCAGTGTAACGGCCCGTAATAGAAAGAAACAAAAGCATGAGAAATATAACGGATCACGTTTTAATATTAGGTTATGAGTATCCTTTTTGtacttctatatatatataataataataataataataatgtacttccctctcttttttatatattatatataacataccattttattatattattacctttaattaatgtgtttttactattttttattaataatatttttataaagattttattattattatttttcccctTTTTGGAGAGATGAGATGGAGGCGTCATAATTAGAGTCGCACGTGCGTTAGGGGTGATAGATAGGGTTGGATTTTGggactttttttccttttaataataaaaaattgaaattaaaaaaaaacttttttaaaaaattttgattataagATGATAATTTGGGCATCTAATTTACCTAgaatttactaatatttttagtatatctttagtatttaaatttatcatttttttaatatggtacttatattattttttggttcaatctgatatttgtatttgataaaagttatatattttgacatGCAAAGGTATAGTATTAacttttttgtgtttaatttaaatttataaggttgatttaatgaaagttaattgctaatattattagacttagatttttcatgattttgttaatataataaatttagtgttaattgtaaatttatttaattttacatttagtTTGTCAAATATAATATGATGGGTGTGATTTTATTCTACAAacagtattaaaaaaattaacttgtgcatctttttttaaaatatttttaaaatattatactaTACCCTTATAGTACACTCGTCAACTCTCTAACCTTGCTCGTTATGTTTAAAAACTCCATTATCAGTATATCAAATATTATTCCTTATTATAGAGTTTAGAATATCGAATGCAGGTATTGCTTTGCGGT containing:
- the LOC121219318 gene encoding zinc finger protein SHOOT GRAVITROPISM 5, coding for MEDDDDQKELQLLPTPIPISSPTQIPSRRSTVAATTATGGGGDHQYEGPSLDLQLSISLTPIQQPSNCVSVESLKWQAAEQIRLAAIEKAYAERVRELTKREMELAQSEFARARHMWQRAREEVEKAERMKERATKQIDSTCMEITCQSCRQRFRP